A genomic region of Trifolium pratense cultivar HEN17-A07 linkage group LG3, ARS_RC_1.1, whole genome shotgun sequence contains the following coding sequences:
- the LOC123913593 gene encoding uncharacterized protein LOC123913593: MALFYFLVFISLCIACCKVDARSKALLNEQNHFTASDNTMLQVDNDFECVDIYKQPALQHPLLKNHKIQLYPTFAKNVVRSRPSYDGECPTGKVPIYKRTKRHQIVTNSSSKLPIEDLRHYANRFNEAHTVTLDTSQNQIFYGGSALISAYNLSLNLNQYSTSSVIVESGPRAELNSIHAGVGVRPDIYHDSQLRLTSYWTAFGSAHSGCSDTQCPGFVQVTQDKHNFLGSVVSPATPIGASDKLFLATKIQRDRSTGNWWLIIDEKKEIHVGYWPKEIFTHLSNGASKVRFGGETAAITVSPPMGSGRLPQDGFQYSALMGLLQHIDTNYNQIDLYPALLKVYNDAKKECYDLKFYEALGGKLYRRAILYGGPGGQCNL; this comes from the exons ATGgcgttattttattttctagtttTTATTAGTTTGTGCATAGCATGTTGCAAAGTTGATGCAAGAAGCAAAGCTCTACTAAACGAGCAAAATCATTTTACTGCATCCGATAACACCATG CTTCAAGTGGACAATGATTTTGAGTGTGTTGATATCTACAAGCAACCTGCCCTACAACATCCCTtgttaaaaaatcacaaaattcag CTTTACCCAACATTTGCAAAGAATGTCGTGCGAAGTAGACCATCTTATGATGGTGAATGTCCAACAGGAAAAGTACCTATTTATAAGAGGACAAAAAGACATCAAATTGTTACTAATTCGTCTTCAAAATTACCAATTGAAGATTTGCGACATTATGCCAACAGGTTCAATGAAGCTCAT aCTGTTACTCTCGATACAAGCCAAAATCAGATTTTCTATGGAGGATCTGCATTGATAAGTGCATATAATCTCTCACTCAACCTCAACCAATATAGCACATCTTCGGTTATTGTTGAAAGTGGTCCACGAGCAGAACTCAATAGCATACACGCCGGAGTTGgg gTTCGTCCAGACATATATCACGATAGTCAACTACGGCTAACTTCATATTGGACG GCATTTGGTAGCGCTCATTCTGGATGTTCAGATACTCAATGTCCTGGTTTCGTGCAAGTAACTCAAGACAAACATAATTTTCTTGGATCTGTCGTATCTCCCGCTACTCCCATTGGAGCATCAGATAAATTATTCCTTGCAACCAAGATCCAACGG GATCGATCCACAGGAAATTGGTGGTTAattattgatgaaaaaaaagaaatacatgTTGGATATTGGCCAAAAGAAATATTCACTCATTTAAGCAATGGAGCATCTAAGGTTAGATTTGGGGGTGAAACTGCAGCTATTACGGTAAGTCCTCCAATGGGTAGTGGGAGATTACCTCAAGACGGATTTCAATATTCAGCTCTCATGGGATTACTTCAGCATATTGAtacaaattataatcaaattgaTCTATATCCTGCACTTTTGAAGGTATATAATGATGCTAAAAAAGAATGCTATGATTTAAAGTTTTATGAAGCATTAGGGGGGAAACTTTATCGACGAGCTATTTTGTACGGTGGGCCAGGTGGACAATGTAATCTATGA